A genomic stretch from Corynebacterium sp. 21KM1197 includes:
- a CDS encoding long-chain fatty acid--CoA ligase, whose protein sequence is METQELKEYTVPAKYEVKEGETCLTALIDQARSRPYSVLFSRPANYEWVNVTATEFIEQVFEVAKGLIAAGVEKGDRVILLSSTRYEWTLFDYAIWAAGAASVPIYPSSSMSQVEWIVEDSGAVLAITETQSHTEMMNHLVLDEDGNPMLSGSTSRLTRVLEINASAVETLRFEGRDITDEQVWERIKNTKSSDLASLVYTSGTTGRPKGCIHTHYAWLSEVRALLTNPIGAFAAPGRRVLTYLPLAHVLARAVSLAVSIAGATQSHWPDPSTLTVELQRSRPNLLLGVPRVFEKVRNAAASQAAAKGAVGSAIFRRAEKVAIEYSRALDTPEGPTRFLDTQRRLYERLVYSKLKAAIGGEVGYCITGGSPMSHDLLHFFRGVGVPVYEGYGLTETCAAAAVDFEDQKIGTVGKPVGGMAVKISEDGEILFRGSTLFSGYWNNEEATRQAFDEEGWYNTGDLGELDSTGHVRITGRKKDLIVTAGGKNVSPAPMEDLLRSHPLISQAMVVGDGKPFIGVLLTLDEEELSRWKHGRNIPESRSIREVSTDPVLRAEIQDAINTANATVSHAEGIKKFYILDRDLTEEANELTPTMKVKRNVVTERYAEEIDRIYRR, encoded by the coding sequence ATGGAAACGCAGGAACTCAAGGAGTACACCGTACCGGCGAAGTACGAGGTCAAGGAGGGGGAAACCTGTTTGACCGCGCTCATCGACCAGGCGCGTTCCCGCCCTTACAGCGTGCTCTTTTCCCGCCCCGCTAACTACGAGTGGGTCAATGTCACCGCCACGGAGTTCATCGAGCAGGTCTTTGAGGTGGCCAAGGGCTTGATCGCGGCGGGGGTGGAAAAGGGCGACCGCGTGATCCTGCTCTCTAGCACGCGCTACGAGTGGACGCTCTTTGATTACGCCATCTGGGCGGCGGGCGCGGCCTCCGTTCCCATCTATCCCTCCTCCTCCATGAGCCAGGTGGAGTGGATTGTGGAGGACTCCGGCGCGGTGCTTGCCATCACGGAAACCCAGTCGCACACGGAGATGATGAACCACCTGGTGCTGGACGAGGACGGCAACCCCATGCTGTCCGGCTCTACCTCCAGGCTCACCCGCGTGCTGGAGATCAACGCCTCCGCCGTGGAGACACTGCGCTTTGAGGGGCGCGACATCACCGATGAGCAGGTGTGGGAGCGCATCAAGAACACCAAGAGCAGCGACCTTGCCTCCCTGGTGTACACCTCCGGCACCACGGGCCGCCCCAAGGGCTGCATTCATACTCACTACGCCTGGTTGAGCGAGGTACGTGCCCTGCTCACCAACCCCATCGGAGCATTTGCCGCGCCCGGCCGCCGAGTGCTCACCTACCTGCCACTCGCGCACGTGCTGGCTCGTGCGGTGAGCCTGGCGGTGTCCATCGCCGGTGCCACCCAATCGCATTGGCCCGATCCCTCCACGCTCACCGTGGAGTTGCAGCGTTCCCGCCCCAATCTCCTGTTGGGCGTGCCGCGCGTGTTTGAAAAGGTACGCAACGCCGCTGCAAGCCAGGCCGCGGCCAAGGGCGCCGTGGGTTCGGCGATCTTCCGCCGCGCGGAAAAGGTTGCCATTGAGTACTCCCGGGCTCTGGATACCCCGGAGGGGCCCACGCGCTTCCTGGATACCCAGCGCCGCCTTTATGAGCGTTTGGTGTACTCCAAGCTCAAGGCGGCCATCGGCGGCGAGGTGGGCTACTGCATCACGGGTGGTTCCCCGATGAGCCACGATCTGCTGCACTTCTTCCGGGGCGTGGGCGTGCCGGTGTACGAGGGCTATGGCCTGACCGAGACCTGTGCCGCCGCTGCCGTGGACTTTGAGGATCAAAAGATCGGCACGGTGGGTAAACCCGTGGGCGGCATGGCCGTGAAGATCAGCGAGGACGGCGAGATCCTGTTCCGTGGTAGCACGCTGTTTTCCGGCTACTGGAATAACGAGGAAGCCACGCGACAGGCCTTCGATGAGGAGGGCTGGTACAACACCGGCGATCTGGGTGAGCTGGACTCCACCGGACATGTTCGTATCACCGGGCGTAAGAAGGACCTCATCGTTACCGCGGGTGGCAAGAACGTCTCCCCGGCCCCGATGGAGGATCTGCTGCGCTCGCACCCGCTGATTAGCCAGGCGATGGTGGTGGGTGACGGCAAGCCCTTCATCGGCGTGCTGCTCACTCTTGACGAGGAGGAACTGTCCCGCTGGAAGCACGGGCGCAACATTCCTGAGTCCCGCTCGATCCGTGAGGTGTCCACCGATCCGGTGCTGCGCGCGGAGATTCAGGATGCGATCAATACCGCCAATGCCACGGTGTCCCACGCGGAGGGGATCAAGAAGTTCTACATTCTTGACCGCGACCTCACCGAGGAGGCTAACGAGCTGACCCCCACGATGAAGGTGAAGCGCAATGTGGTGACGGAGCGCTACGCCGAGGAGATTGATCGCATCTACCGGCGATAG
- a CDS encoding carboxylesterase family protein has translation MSTAPSTVTIRTPEGRFRGIAHRTHAEFSSIQFCTIPGPFEDSRPKRGTPEQLIDATVPHPKRIALSITAPPGATFGDDLPVMVYIHGGSYDSGNHEEQDSKGTAMAQAGIIVVRLGYRTGLPGFAHFSDDEDHHYRGVADCQWGLEWVQRCIEYFGGDPTNVTLVGQSAGAGIALWLSRRDHYQGAFRRLIAMSPAYPRTTFDKRKGTLRRLIFTPITRRHLTELHSKNPAALRRGYRRFRSRFFYDLTLGPGPFAPNELVNIPMLVTCTREECFNFVPAVKRLDQRGRGGIAVRVMAKAMGLEIPASSYLESARKVYPHREMSQLISDSAIRRWVSDTAENAPAQCWVLQYEGDEEHPMLHCDDLRLVFRPDPARRSIHRIMVDFARGDTPAWPRYQRTDGRKVKIYDAPTGQLHTTEDPLKPVRLAFHHHIPWKSAGAR, from the coding sequence ATGTCTACCGCGCCCTCCACCGTGACGATCCGCACCCCTGAAGGCCGCTTCCGTGGGATCGCCCACCGCACCCATGCCGAGTTCAGCTCGATTCAGTTCTGCACTATCCCCGGCCCCTTCGAGGATTCCCGGCCCAAGCGCGGCACGCCGGAGCAGCTTATCGACGCCACCGTGCCCCACCCCAAGCGCATAGCCTTAAGCATTACCGCCCCGCCGGGTGCCACCTTTGGCGATGATCTCCCCGTGATGGTGTACATTCACGGCGGCTCCTACGATTCCGGCAACCACGAGGAGCAGGACTCCAAGGGCACCGCCATGGCCCAGGCCGGAATCATCGTGGTGCGGCTGGGGTACCGCACCGGGCTACCCGGCTTCGCGCACTTCAGCGATGACGAGGACCACCACTACCGCGGGGTGGCCGACTGCCAATGGGGCTTGGAGTGGGTACAGCGCTGCATTGAATACTTTGGCGGCGACCCCACCAACGTCACCCTGGTGGGGCAATCCGCCGGCGCGGGCATTGCCCTCTGGCTCAGCCGCCGCGACCACTACCAGGGCGCTTTCCGACGCCTCATCGCCATGTCCCCCGCCTACCCGCGCACCACCTTTGACAAGCGCAAGGGAACACTACGCCGCCTGATCTTCACCCCCATCACCCGCAGGCACCTCACCGAGCTGCACTCCAAGAACCCCGCCGCGCTGCGCCGGGGCTACCGACGCTTTCGGAGCAGGTTCTTCTATGACCTCACCCTGGGGCCCGGCCCCTTCGCTCCCAACGAACTGGTCAATATACCCATGCTGGTGACGTGCACCAGGGAGGAGTGCTTTAACTTCGTTCCCGCCGTCAAGCGCCTCGACCAGCGCGGGCGCGGTGGCATTGCCGTGCGGGTGATGGCCAAGGCGATGGGGCTGGAAATACCCGCCTCCTCCTACCTGGAATCCGCGCGCAAGGTATATCCGCACCGCGAGATGTCGCAGCTCATTAGCGATTCCGCCATCCGGCGCTGGGTCTCCGACACCGCCGAAAATGCCCCCGCGCAGTGCTGGGTGCTCCAATACGAGGGCGACGAGGAACACCCCATGCTGCACTGCGACGATCTTCGCCTCGTATTCCGCCCCGACCCCGCACGGCGCTCCATTCACCGGATCATGGTGGACTTTGCCCGGGGCGACACCCCCGCCTGGCCGCGTTATCAACGCACCGACGGGCGCAAAGTGAAAATCTACGACGCCCCCACCGGCCAACTCCACACCACAGAGGACCCGCTTAAGCCCGTTCGCCTTGCCTTCCACCACCACATTCCGTGGAAATCGGCAGGAGCGCGGTAG
- the idi gene encoding isopentenyl-diphosphate Delta-isomerase has protein sequence MISTGSAEGRELVILSDEEGNPTGTVPKESVHTEDTPLHLAFSAYLVDPEGRVLLTRRALSKKTWPGVWTNSFCGHPAPGEATEDAVRRRLEQELGVSAAQIMQLSRVLPDFRYWARDSSGVVENEICPVFVVRLAAGSDLRPSPAEVDSWEWLRPSALVRAVEAAPVVFSPWLVEQLAHSVLQAELLGVH, from the coding sequence ATGATTTCCACGGGTAGTGCTGAGGGCCGGGAACTGGTGATATTGAGCGATGAGGAGGGCAATCCCACGGGCACGGTTCCCAAGGAGAGCGTGCATACGGAGGATACCCCCCTGCACCTGGCGTTTTCCGCCTATCTCGTGGACCCGGAGGGGAGGGTGTTGCTCACTCGTCGGGCGTTATCAAAAAAGACGTGGCCCGGGGTATGGACAAATAGTTTTTGTGGGCACCCCGCTCCGGGTGAGGCCACGGAGGACGCCGTGCGTCGCCGCCTGGAACAGGAGCTGGGAGTTTCTGCCGCACAGATCATGCAGTTGAGTAGGGTGCTCCCGGATTTTCGCTATTGGGCGCGCGATTCCTCGGGTGTGGTGGAAAATGAGATATGCCCGGTGTTTGTGGTTCGGCTCGCCGCGGGGAGTGACCTCCGGCCGTCGCCCGCGGAGGTGGATTCCTGGGAATGGCTGAGGCCCTCGGCCCTCGTGCGCGCGGTGGAGGCGGCACCTGTGGTGTTTTCTCCGTGGCTGGTGGAACAACTTGCGCACTCAGTGCTTCAAGCGGAACTGTTGGGCGTGCACTAG